Proteins encoded together in one Desulfosporosinus meridiei DSM 13257 window:
- a CDS encoding FAD-dependent oxidoreductase — protein MSQNKIGSVLIVGAGIAGIQAALDLAESGYLVHLVEESSAIGGTMPMLDKTFPTNDCSMCILSPKLVECGRHLNVRTYTNSQVVRTEGEAGNFKVTIKQKARYIDLEKCTGCGACAEACPVKVDDEFNQGLGKRKAAFKQYSQAFPNAYGIDEQNCLYQTRGKAKGKDICLKCVKACQAGAIDHHMEDKEFEVEVGSMILNPGFKIFDAASLDYYGYGKIKSVITSLEFERLLSASGPFDGHLVRPFDKKEPQKIAWIQCVGSRNAKIGNNYCSGVCCMYAIKEAVIAKEHSHIPVDTTIFYMDMRTPGKDFEKYYNNAKNQQGVNFIRSRVYEVTEAKDDSGDAVIRYSTEDGQILTDQFDLVVLSVGLEPGDSSKELAKLLDLKVNKYGFAELEPLSGVNTSKAGVFAAGAFSGPRDIPETVMQASAAAGSASALLAEERGTLVSEKEYPPEMDVAGDVIRTGVFICHCGVNIGSVVNVPSVVEYAKTLPTVAYATDKIYACSQDAQASIKALISEQKLNRIVVSSCSPRTHEPLFQETLKEAGLNAHLFDMANIRDQCSWVHMNQPEQATEKAKDLTKLAIVRASMQQQTQPIFMDMNHAALVIGGGVAGMTSALSLADQGYEVHLVEKDSALGGVARRFSTGFRGEDMKAFVAELIEKVSNHANIKLHVGVGIKDVGGFLGNFTTTLENGEQIAHGVALLTIGGQEYKPNEYFYGQDERVMTQIEMDEAIYNHDPKVEGAKNFVFIQCVGSRTVENPYCSRTCCTKSVKLALKMKKKNPAANVFVLYRDMRTYSYFEEDYEEARRIGIIFVRYSENAKPVVSKEGDTLLVTVNDHVLDRPIEIETDVLCLAAAIKAPADGKKLSKWFKIPLNAEGFFLEAHMKLRPVDFSTDGVFMAGIAHSPKNMEEVIAQAKAAAGRAGVALSKDQVESAGLNAFVNKRKCTACGTCEAVCSAKAITVDQVNRVAVVNDALCKGCGACASSCRCGALSLRGCTNEQIVEMLNSL, from the coding sequence ATGAGTCAAAATAAAATAGGTTCTGTTTTGATTGTTGGCGCAGGGATTGCAGGGATTCAAGCAGCACTGGATTTGGCAGAGTCGGGATACTTAGTTCATCTGGTAGAAGAATCGTCAGCTATTGGCGGTACTATGCCGATGTTGGATAAGACCTTCCCAACCAATGATTGCTCCATGTGTATTTTGTCTCCAAAGCTAGTTGAATGCGGACGCCATCTGAATGTCAGAACCTACACCAACTCACAAGTTGTCAGAACTGAAGGAGAAGCCGGGAATTTCAAAGTCACCATTAAACAAAAAGCACGTTACATCGACCTGGAAAAATGCACAGGTTGCGGAGCGTGCGCTGAAGCATGTCCAGTCAAAGTCGATGATGAGTTCAACCAAGGCTTAGGAAAGCGTAAAGCTGCCTTCAAACAGTATTCCCAAGCTTTCCCTAATGCTTATGGCATTGACGAACAGAATTGCTTGTATCAAACCCGAGGAAAAGCCAAGGGGAAAGACATCTGCCTGAAATGTGTTAAAGCATGTCAAGCCGGTGCCATCGACCATCATATGGAAGACAAGGAATTTGAAGTCGAAGTAGGATCAATGATTCTTAATCCTGGCTTCAAAATATTTGATGCCGCTTCCTTGGATTATTACGGCTATGGAAAAATCAAAAGTGTCATCACAAGTTTAGAATTTGAGCGACTGCTCAGCGCATCCGGACCCTTCGACGGGCATTTAGTGAGACCTTTTGACAAAAAGGAACCTCAAAAAATTGCCTGGATTCAATGCGTAGGATCCAGAAATGCAAAAATCGGAAATAATTACTGTTCCGGTGTGTGCTGTATGTATGCAATTAAGGAAGCTGTAATTGCCAAAGAGCACAGTCATATTCCTGTAGACACAACCATTTTCTATATGGATATGAGAACCCCCGGAAAAGATTTTGAAAAATATTATAACAATGCCAAGAATCAACAAGGTGTTAATTTCATCCGTTCCAGAGTATATGAGGTCACCGAAGCTAAGGATGATTCTGGTGATGCAGTTATCAGATACTCCACAGAAGACGGTCAAATTTTAACCGATCAATTTGATTTAGTGGTACTCTCTGTCGGTTTAGAGCCAGGAGATAGCTCTAAGGAATTAGCTAAACTTCTAGACCTTAAAGTCAATAAGTATGGCTTCGCTGAGCTTGAGCCTTTGAGTGGGGTTAACACCTCTAAAGCAGGGGTTTTTGCTGCAGGAGCTTTCAGTGGTCCAAGAGATATCCCTGAAACCGTTATGCAAGCCAGTGCGGCTGCCGGTTCGGCCTCTGCTTTATTAGCGGAAGAACGGGGAACTTTAGTCAGTGAAAAAGAATATCCACCGGAAATGGATGTTGCCGGCGATGTTATTCGCACAGGAGTCTTTATTTGTCACTGTGGTGTCAATATCGGCAGTGTGGTTAATGTACCCAGCGTCGTTGAATATGCTAAAACCCTGCCCACTGTAGCTTATGCTACGGATAAGATCTATGCCTGTTCACAAGATGCTCAAGCATCGATTAAAGCGTTAATCAGTGAACAAAAATTAAACAGAATTGTTGTTTCCTCCTGTAGCCCAAGAACTCACGAGCCTTTGTTCCAAGAAACCTTGAAAGAAGCAGGGTTAAATGCTCACCTGTTCGATATGGCTAACATTCGTGACCAATGTTCCTGGGTTCATATGAATCAACCGGAACAAGCGACGGAGAAAGCTAAAGATCTCACAAAGTTAGCGATCGTTCGGGCCTCCATGCAGCAACAAACTCAACCAATCTTCATGGACATGAACCATGCAGCCTTGGTAATCGGCGGCGGTGTTGCCGGTATGACCAGTGCCTTATCCCTTGCTGATCAAGGGTATGAAGTTCATCTGGTTGAAAAGGACAGTGCTTTAGGCGGCGTCGCCAGAAGATTCTCCACCGGCTTCCGAGGAGAAGACATGAAAGCCTTTGTTGCAGAGCTTATCGAAAAGGTCAGCAATCATGCCAACATCAAGCTTCATGTAGGTGTAGGAATTAAAGATGTGGGCGGTTTCTTAGGCAACTTTACCACAACCTTAGAAAACGGAGAACAAATCGCTCATGGTGTTGCACTCCTTACTATTGGCGGTCAAGAGTATAAGCCTAATGAATATTTCTACGGTCAAGACGAGCGCGTCATGACCCAAATCGAAATGGATGAAGCTATTTACAACCATGATCCCAAAGTAGAAGGGGCCAAGAACTTTGTCTTCATTCAATGTGTAGGCTCACGTACTGTAGAAAACCCATACTGCAGCCGTACTTGCTGTACTAAATCCGTTAAATTAGCGCTGAAGATGAAAAAGAAAAATCCTGCTGCCAATGTCTTTGTTCTGTACAGAGATATGAGAACTTATAGTTACTTTGAAGAGGACTATGAGGAAGCAAGAAGAATTGGAATCATCTTTGTTCGCTACAGTGAAAACGCCAAACCCGTCGTTAGCAAAGAAGGGGATACCCTCCTTGTTACAGTTAATGATCATGTCTTAGACAGACCTATTGAAATAGAAACAGATGTCCTTTGCCTAGCAGCAGCTATCAAGGCTCCTGCCGATGGTAAAAAACTCTCTAAATGGTTCAAAATCCCCTTAAATGCCGAAGGCTTCTTCTTAGAAGCACATATGAAATTGCGTCCTGTTGACTTCAGCACTGATGGAGTATTTATGGCTGGTATCGCCCACAGTCCTAAAAACATGGAAGAAGTCATAGCTCAAGCTAAGGCTGCTGCAGGACGTGCGGGAGTAGCCCTGTCTAAAGATCAAGTAGAATCAGCGGGTCTAAATGCCTTTGTTAACAAACGTAAGTGTACCGCTTGCGGAACCTGCGAAGCTGTTTGCTCAGCTAAAGCTATCACCGTTGATCAAGTTAATCGCGTTGCAGTTGTCAATGATGCTCTCTGTAAAGGCTGCGGAGCTTGTGCTTCTAGTTGCCGTTGCGGAGCCTTAAGCCTCAGAGGATGTACCAACGAGCAAATTGTCGAGATGTTAAACTCCCTATAA
- a CDS encoding hydrogenase iron-sulfur subunit yields the protein MGEIQVEAENKKYEPKIAAFLCNWCSYAGADLAGVGRVQYPATIRTIRVPCSGRINPLYVLKAMANGADGVLVSGCHPGDCHYISGNYVARRKFALIKSLLNHVGLEEDRVNFSWVSAAEGIRFAEVVKGVTERVSALGPNNGIFKVVDDGGAAADE from the coding sequence ATGGGAGAAATTCAGGTAGAAGCTGAAAATAAAAAGTACGAACCTAAAATTGCAGCTTTCTTGTGTAACTGGTGTAGTTATGCAGGAGCAGATTTAGCTGGTGTTGGCCGGGTACAATATCCGGCGACCATTAGGACGATTAGAGTCCCATGTTCCGGCAGAATCAATCCTTTATATGTTTTAAAAGCAATGGCTAATGGAGCTGACGGAGTCTTAGTTTCCGGATGTCACCCGGGTGATTGCCATTATATCAGCGGCAACTATGTAGCACGCCGAAAATTTGCGCTTATAAAATCCTTGCTCAACCACGTTGGCTTAGAGGAAGATCGAGTTAATTTTTCCTGGGTATCAGCAGCGGAAGGTATCCGCTTTGCAGAAGTCGTAAAAGGAGTTACCGAGCGTGTTAGTGCCCTCGGCCCTAATAACGGAATATTTAAAGTAGTTGATGACGGGGGTGCAGCAGCGGATGAATAA
- a CDS encoding 4Fe-4S dicluster domain-containing protein: protein MNNIINDIRDKARQLLAEGKVDVVIGYEKGSLPLKATPFFAHSPAEVDSLIWDETCENNLATYVAKTPGKKAIVAKGCDSRALAVLLQENQLVRDDLYIIGVSCTGVIDQRKIVAEVGEILEAGINDGKISVKGMAGDKEYLFAEVKDATCQTCRYPNPVLEDVHIGETVEAPQQAPDFADVIALEEKSTGERQDYFKEQMSKCIRCYACRNACPLCYCQECFVDCNSPRWLTGGVNRAENLFFQAGRVLHLAGRCVDCGACTRACPQGVDIRALNRKMTKDVYTMYNHEAGISEDGKPALNEYTTNDPEQFLVKE, encoded by the coding sequence ATGAATAATATCATTAACGATATCCGAGATAAAGCCCGTCAGTTGCTGGCAGAAGGCAAAGTTGACGTCGTTATTGGATACGAAAAGGGTTCCCTACCTCTTAAGGCCACACCATTCTTCGCCCATTCTCCTGCAGAGGTCGACTCATTGATTTGGGATGAAACCTGCGAGAATAACTTAGCCACTTATGTTGCTAAGACTCCCGGGAAAAAAGCTATTGTTGCTAAAGGCTGTGACAGCCGTGCCTTAGCAGTTCTCTTACAAGAAAACCAATTAGTCAGAGATGACTTGTATATTATCGGAGTTTCCTGTACCGGTGTTATCGACCAACGGAAAATCGTTGCTGAGGTGGGAGAAATCCTGGAAGCCGGCATCAATGACGGTAAAATTTCTGTAAAAGGAATGGCAGGGGATAAAGAGTATCTCTTCGCTGAAGTAAAAGATGCTACCTGCCAAACCTGTCGTTATCCTAACCCGGTCTTGGAAGATGTTCATATCGGAGAAACCGTAGAAGCTCCTCAGCAAGCTCCAGACTTTGCAGATGTTATAGCTCTGGAAGAAAAATCTACCGGCGAGCGCCAAGATTATTTCAAAGAACAAATGAGCAAGTGCATCCGCTGTTATGCTTGCCGCAATGCTTGTCCTTTGTGCTATTGCCAAGAATGCTTTGTGGATTGCAACTCCCCAAGATGGCTGACCGGCGGCGTGAATCGTGCCGAAAATCTCTTCTTCCAAGCCGGACGTGTCTTGCACTTAGCAGGCCGCTGTGTTGATTGTGGCGCATGTACACGTGCTTGTCCCCAAGGCGTCGACATCCGTGCCTTGAACCGCAAAATGACCAAAGATGTATACACCATGTACAATCATGAAGCCGGTATCAGTGAAGATGGCAAACCTGCTCTTAACGAATACACAACTAATGATCCAGAGCAGTTCTTGGTAAAGGAGTGA
- a CDS encoding 4Fe-4S dicluster domain-containing protein, whose protein sequence is MKISKEKFGQAFDALVADYKVIAPVSDGSGIAFTEVKSFSDVKQDYLNSKLPPKAFFFPQHEKLMSYKKEGKDVTVKSELKVENTILFGIRPCDAKGMLLLDKVFKNDQYTDPYYYERREKAVIIGLGCTKIAPTCFCSSFEISPAGSEGSDLFLIDLGDSYEVEVVTEKGKALADRLALTELTADEQALVEKIKSAETPSKIDVSNTTSKLDKMFNSPYWDTLQEKCLGCNVCSFSCPTCHCFDISEEVRKNEGTRVRTWDACMAPLFTLHGSGHNPRDNKKARWRQRLMHKFNYFVHNNGSMSCVGCGRCIKSCPVNMDIRQVVDGANKAELVVE, encoded by the coding sequence ATGAAGATAAGTAAAGAAAAATTTGGCCAGGCCTTTGATGCTTTGGTCGCTGATTATAAAGTAATTGCTCCTGTTAGTGATGGCAGCGGAATTGCTTTCACAGAAGTCAAAAGCTTCTCAGACGTCAAGCAAGATTATCTAAATTCTAAACTTCCTCCCAAAGCCTTTTTCTTTCCTCAACATGAAAAACTCATGTCCTATAAGAAAGAGGGTAAGGATGTCACCGTTAAGAGCGAACTGAAGGTTGAGAACACCATCCTTTTTGGCATAAGACCTTGTGATGCTAAAGGAATGCTGCTCTTAGATAAAGTTTTCAAAAATGATCAGTATACAGACCCTTATTATTATGAGCGTCGTGAGAAAGCTGTAATTATTGGTCTGGGCTGCACTAAAATTGCTCCTACTTGTTTCTGCTCTTCTTTTGAAATTTCACCTGCTGGAAGTGAAGGTTCGGATCTGTTTTTGATCGATCTCGGAGATTCCTATGAGGTAGAGGTTGTCACTGAGAAAGGAAAAGCTTTGGCTGATCGTTTAGCTCTTACTGAACTGACAGCTGATGAACAAGCCTTGGTTGAGAAAATTAAGAGTGCGGAAACCCCAAGTAAGATTGATGTTTCCAATACCACCAGTAAGCTTGATAAAATGTTTAACAGTCCTTACTGGGATACCCTCCAAGAAAAGTGCCTGGGGTGTAATGTATGTTCCTTCTCTTGTCCAACCTGCCATTGCTTTGATATTTCTGAGGAAGTACGCAAGAATGAAGGCACAAGAGTACGAACTTGGGATGCTTGCATGGCGCCGCTCTTTACACTTCATGGATCGGGTCATAACCCGCGGGATAACAAAAAGGCCCGTTGGCGTCAAAGATTGATGCATAAGTTCAACTATTTTGTCCACAACAATGGGTCTATGTCCTGCGTAGGCTGTGGTCGCTGCATAAAAAGTTGCCCAGTCAATATGGATATCCGACAAGTCGTTGATGGGGCTAACAAAGCAGAATTGGTGGTGGAATGA